A DNA window from Anaerocolumna sp. AGMB13020 contains the following coding sequences:
- a CDS encoding translation factor GTPase family protein: MKKLVIGILAHVDAGKTTLSEGMLYLSGKIGKLGRVDNKDAYLDTNELERARGITIFSKQALLDIEDIQITLLDTPGHVDFSAEMERTLQVLDYAILVVSGADGIQGHTKTLWRLLQMYQIPVFIFINKMDQAGTDRIKLLEELKNELEYGCIDFGQAGTEEFYDQLAMCQESMLEAFLESGGICNTLIKEAIQKRKVFPCFFGSALKLEGVEQFMEGIKAYSLIPSYRSEFGAKIYKISRDEQGNRLTFLKITGGRLKIRDMLSGSSWMEKVNQIRLYSGLKYEAVNEIEAGSICAVLGLTQTRPGEGLGIEEASDTPVLEPVLSYQIILPEGCDPRMMIPKLRQLEEEEPELHILWDETLQEIQAQIMGEVQIEILQSLIESRFGVSVTFDAGRIVYKETIADTVEGVGHFEPLRHYAEVHLLLEPGEPGSGLLFAVNCSEDILGKSWQRLVMTHLEERIHPGVLTGSAITDLKITLVSGRAHNKHTEGGDFREATYRAVRQGLKEADSILLEPYYAFQLELPEKMVGRAMNDIEKMHGTCEITETNGDMTVINGSAPVVTMRNYQREVNAYTKGLGRLFCSLKGYERCHNQEEVIENIGYDSERDLYNPTGSVFCSHGAGFLVNWDKVKDYMHLEGYLQKKSTLQEGSIRNQDEVADKDFISLEEIDKIINSTFYANQGNKTVWKKRKSARESYYASSPAVSNNTQKEKKEEYLLVDGYNVIYAWTELAELAEDNMDAARIKLLEALSNYQGIRKCQIIVVFDAYRLSGHKEEIINYHNIHMVYTREAQTADQYIEKFAHDNRSKYRITVATSDGLQQIIIRGAGSDLLSARELREEIVRANERLMVAYEEMQQKGRSYLLDSLSPEMRKRMEDLLSENENK, translated from the coding sequence ATGAAAAAACTTGTAATAGGAATTCTGGCACACGTAGACGCGGGAAAGACCACCTTATCAGAAGGGATGCTCTATCTAAGCGGCAAAATTGGAAAACTGGGAAGGGTGGACAATAAAGATGCATATCTTGACACCAATGAGCTTGAAAGAGCAAGAGGTATTACAATTTTCTCAAAACAAGCCCTGTTGGACATTGAGGATATTCAGATAACTCTTCTTGATACGCCGGGACATGTGGATTTTTCTGCTGAAATGGAGAGAACGCTGCAGGTATTGGATTATGCAATTCTTGTTGTCAGCGGTGCGGATGGCATCCAGGGGCATACGAAAACATTATGGAGGCTTCTTCAAATGTATCAGATACCTGTCTTTATCTTTATTAATAAGATGGATCAGGCGGGAACAGACAGAATCAAGCTGTTAGAGGAACTTAAAAATGAGCTGGAGTATGGCTGTATTGATTTTGGACAGGCGGGGACAGAAGAATTCTATGACCAGCTGGCGATGTGCCAGGAGAGCATGCTGGAAGCCTTTCTGGAATCCGGTGGTATCTGTAATACCCTGATAAAGGAAGCAATACAAAAGCGTAAGGTATTTCCCTGTTTCTTTGGCTCAGCTCTGAAATTAGAAGGAGTAGAGCAGTTTATGGAGGGAATTAAGGCATATTCTCTTATACCCTCCTACCGGTCAGAATTCGGTGCCAAAATATACAAAATAAGCCGAGACGAACAGGGAAACAGACTTACCTTTCTTAAAATTACCGGAGGCAGGCTAAAAATCAGAGATATGCTTTCTGGCAGCAGCTGGATGGAGAAGGTAAATCAGATTCGTCTGTATTCCGGATTAAAATATGAAGCAGTTAACGAAATAGAAGCGGGCAGTATCTGTGCGGTTCTGGGGTTGACACAGACCAGACCAGGGGAAGGACTTGGTATAGAAGAAGCCTCTGATACGCCGGTTTTAGAGCCGGTATTATCTTATCAGATTATTCTGCCGGAAGGCTGTGATCCCAGAATGATGATACCAAAGCTGCGCCAGTTGGAAGAAGAAGAGCCGGAATTGCATATTCTTTGGGATGAAACTTTGCAGGAAATCCAGGCGCAAATTATGGGAGAGGTACAGATTGAAATCCTGCAGAGCCTTATAGAGAGCCGTTTTGGTGTTTCAGTAACCTTTGATGCAGGCAGAATTGTATATAAGGAGACCATTGCAGATACAGTAGAGGGAGTAGGACATTTTGAACCCCTGAGGCATTATGCAGAGGTTCATCTGCTGTTGGAACCTGGCGAACCGGGTAGTGGACTTCTGTTTGCTGTAAATTGCAGCGAAGATATACTGGGAAAGAGCTGGCAGAGGCTTGTAATGACACATCTGGAGGAAAGAATTCATCCGGGGGTCCTTACCGGTTCGGCTATCACAGACCTAAAGATTACCCTTGTGTCCGGACGAGCACATAATAAACATACGGAGGGCGGAGATTTTAGAGAGGCCACCTACCGTGCAGTAAGGCAGGGTTTAAAAGAAGCAGATTCCATATTATTAGAGCCTTACTACGCCTTCCAGCTGGAGCTTCCAGAAAAGATGGTAGGTAGGGCCATGAATGATATCGAAAAGATGCACGGAACCTGTGAAATAACCGAAACCAATGGAGACATGACAGTAATAAATGGAAGTGCGCCTGTAGTCACCATGCGTAATTACCAGAGAGAAGTAAATGCATATACCAAAGGACTTGGCAGATTGTTCTGCAGTCTGAAAGGTTATGAGAGATGCCATAACCAGGAAGAAGTTATTGAAAATATAGGATATGATTCCGAAAGGGATCTTTACAATCCCACGGGTTCCGTATTCTGCTCCCATGGAGCCGGATTTTTGGTAAACTGGGACAAAGTCAAAGATTATATGCATCTGGAGGGATATTTACAGAAGAAAAGTACCTTGCAGGAAGGAAGCATCCGTAATCAGGATGAAGTGGCAGATAAGGATTTTATAAGCCTTGAAGAGATTGATAAAATAATTAATTCCACTTTCTATGCCAACCAGGGAAATAAGACGGTATGGAAGAAACGTAAATCCGCAAGAGAAAGCTATTATGCTTCTTCTCCGGCAGTCAGCAATAACACGCAGAAGGAAAAAAAAGAAGAATATCTGCTGGTAGACGGCTATAATGTTATTTATGCATGGACAGAGCTTGCTGAACTGGCTGAGGATAATATGGATGCTGCCAGAATTAAACTGCTGGAGGCCTTGAGCAATTATCAGGGGATACGTAAATGTCAAATTATTGTTGTATTCGATGCCTACCGGTTATCAGGTCATAAAGAAGAAATCATAAATTATCATAATATTCATATGGTGTATACAAGAGAAGCACAGACCGCCGACCAGTATATTGAAAAATTTGCACATGACAACAGAAGCAAATATCGCATAACCGTAGCAACCTCCGATGGCCTTCAGCAGATTATTATACGAGGTGCCGGCAGTGATTTACTGTCCGCAAGAGAGCTAAGAGAAGAAATTGTAAGAGCAAATGAAAGGCTGATGGTAGCTTATGAAGAGATGCAGCAAAAAGGACGTAGTTATCTGTTAGATAGCCTTTCACCTGAGATGAGAAAGCGGATGGAAGATTTACTATCCGAAAATGAAAATAAATAA
- a CDS encoding ABC transporter permease, translated as MAVISQNSFKRIEKDRFGSDLILRPTITYWQDAWRRLRKNPIALASLVILVLFVVMVIIGPYIRGYDYTTIVAKNKNLAPSSAYWFGTDNLGRDLFSRVWLGARASLIVAIVCTLIQLVIGCTYGGIMAYFGGVTDNVMMRIIEVITSLPSLLITMLVMMVLGNSLFALLTAMCLTSWCGTARQVRGQIMQLRESEYIMAAITLGASPFRIITKHLLPNTLGLLILNLASSIPDYIFTEAGLSFLGMGLQAPNTSLGILISLGQTTMDFHPNQLFFPAAVLCVIVLAFNLFGDGLRDALDPKLRK; from the coding sequence ATGGCAGTTATATCGCAAAACAGTTTTAAGAGAATAGAAAAAGACAGATTTGGCAGTGACCTTATCCTACGTCCGACTATAACATACTGGCAGGATGCCTGGCGGCGGCTGCGTAAAAATCCAATTGCCCTGGCTTCACTGGTAATATTGGTACTTTTTGTGGTTATGGTTATCATTGGACCCTATATAAGAGGTTATGATTATACTACAATAGTAGCAAAGAATAAGAATCTGGCTCCGTCCTCCGCCTATTGGTTTGGAACGGACAATTTAGGAAGAGATTTATTTTCCCGAGTGTGGTTAGGAGCAAGAGCTTCCTTAATAGTAGCTATTGTGTGTACTCTGATTCAATTAGTCATTGGCTGTACCTATGGTGGCATTATGGCTTACTTTGGAGGAGTGACGGACAATGTCATGATGCGTATTATTGAGGTAATTACCTCCTTGCCCTCCCTTTTGATTACCATGCTGGTAATGATGGTATTGGGTAACAGTTTATTTGCCCTTTTAACGGCAATGTGCTTAACTTCCTGGTGCGGAACCGCAAGACAGGTCAGGGGGCAGATCATGCAGCTGAGGGAATCGGAATATATTATGGCAGCCATTACCCTGGGAGCAAGTCCTTTTCGTATAATCACAAAGCACCTGCTGCCCAATACGCTGGGGTTGTTGATCTTAAACCTTGCCTCCAGTATTCCGGATTATATCTTTACGGAAGCTGGTTTAAGTTTTCTTGGGATGGGACTGCAGGCGCCAAACACAAGTCTTGGAATTTTGATATCCCTTGGACAGACAACAATGGATTTTCATCCGAACCAGCTCTTTTTCCCGGCAGCAGTGTTATGTGTGATTGTGTTAGCCTTTAATCTTTTTGGTGACGGTTTACGAGATGCTCTTGACCCGAAGCTTCGTAAGTAG
- a CDS encoding dihydroxyacetone kinase — protein MIEYIYDTQLLIEGQNLSEDEINEYITANIEGDCLLAVGDEEMIKIHFHTNTPWKVLEYCASLGEIYDVVIENMKRQADGLHG, from the coding sequence ATGATTGAATATATATATGATACTCAGTTATTAATAGAAGGACAGAATTTATCAGAGGACGAGATCAATGAATATATAACTGCCAACATTGAAGGAGACTGCTTACTGGCAGTTGGTGATGAGGAAATGATAAAAATACATTTTCATACCAATACTCCATGGAAAGTTCTTGAATATTGTGCCTCATTAGGGGAAATCTATGATGTAGTAATTGAAAATATGAAGCGGCAGGCTGACGGTTTACACGGATAA
- a CDS encoding ABC transporter permease yields the protein MLKYSIKRFFTMLFTLFIIATATFFLLAALPGDALTERAERLPEQIKVNLYKKYGLDKPLLERYVITMKGMVAGDFGESVIFPGETVPSIIKAKLPASARLGFGQLVLGVGLGLILGIIAAVKKGTWIDYTVVTLSILLISVPHLILGLLLQKVFAGNLGWFPVIGWPKGGEQWFGGWQYTVLPTVTGSFAYIAVYTRLLKTSMLEVMSQDYILTAESKGLSKWQIIRRHVLRNSFLPVITFLPMSIAMCITGSFFIEKIFSIPGLGLYYVNAVSGRDVTVVMGQTVILAAMYIIVIYFTDILYTVVDPRIRILGGER from the coding sequence GTGTTAAAATATAGTATTAAACGATTCTTTACAATGTTATTTACCCTGTTTATCATTGCTACGGCGACCTTTTTCCTGCTGGCAGCACTACCGGGAGATGCATTGACTGAGAGGGCAGAGAGACTTCCCGAACAGATAAAAGTAAATCTATACAAGAAATATGGACTGGATAAACCATTGCTGGAACGTTATGTAATAACCATGAAGGGGATGGTGGCAGGTGATTTCGGTGAATCTGTTATATTTCCAGGTGAAACGGTACCTTCTATAATCAAAGCCAAACTTCCGGCCTCTGCAAGGCTTGGTTTCGGGCAACTGGTACTGGGAGTTGGACTTGGTCTTATACTTGGTATAATAGCAGCAGTAAAGAAAGGAACCTGGATCGATTATACAGTAGTCACTTTGTCCATCCTGCTTATATCCGTTCCCCATCTGATATTGGGCTTGCTGCTTCAAAAGGTGTTTGCAGGCAACCTTGGGTGGTTTCCTGTAATAGGCTGGCCAAAAGGCGGGGAACAGTGGTTTGGCGGCTGGCAGTATACGGTACTCCCTACTGTTACTGGAAGCTTTGCTTACATTGCTGTTTATACAAGGCTTCTAAAGACCTCCATGCTGGAGGTAATGAGTCAGGACTATATCCTGACAGCAGAGTCCAAAGGCTTAAGCAAGTGGCAGATAATCAGACGGCATGTTTTAAGAAATTCCTTTCTTCCGGTTATTACTTTTCTTCCCATGTCTATTGCCATGTGCATTACCGGTTCATTTTTTATTGAAAAGATATTTTCTATACCAGGCTTGGGGCTATATTATGTAAATGCAGTCTCCGGCAGGGATGTAACGGTGGTAATGGGGCAAACAGTAATCCTGGCTGCCATGTATATTATTGTAATATACTTTACAGACATCCTCTATACAGTAGTAGATCCCAGAATACGTATACTGGGCGGAGAGAGATAG
- a CDS encoding ABC transporter ATP-binding protein, translating into MKDDKIILEVKHLDKYFRLDSDSLLKAVDHVSFQIREGETLGLVGESGCGKTTCGRTAIGLYNKTAGNVYYKGEDVHALKGKEKQNFKKNVQMIFQDPYASLDPRMTVADIVAEGIDIHKLAGGKKDRDEKIYYYLNLVGLNREHAGRFVHEFSGGQRQRIGIARALAVEPEFLVLDEPSSALDVSIQAQIVNLLVRLQKEMKLTYLFVAHDLSMVKHISDRVAVMYLGKIVEITTSEKLYRNPMHPYTQALLSAIPIPDPEIESTRTIIKLLGDVPSPINPPAGCRFKGRCKYATTACGEITPELQNIGDDHYVACHLYNKYS; encoded by the coding sequence ATGAAGGATGATAAAATAATATTAGAGGTTAAACATCTCGATAAGTATTTCCGCCTGGACAGTGATTCCCTGCTAAAGGCAGTGGATCATGTCAGCTTCCAGATCCGGGAGGGTGAAACCTTAGGACTGGTAGGAGAATCCGGCTGCGGAAAGACTACCTGTGGACGTACTGCTATAGGCTTATATAATAAAACAGCAGGAAATGTTTACTATAAGGGAGAGGACGTTCATGCGTTAAAAGGAAAAGAAAAGCAGAATTTTAAGAAGAATGTACAGATGATTTTCCAGGATCCATATGCTTCCCTTGATCCCAGAATGACGGTTGCAGATATCGTAGCAGAAGGAATCGATATCCATAAACTGGCTGGGGGTAAAAAAGACAGAGATGAAAAAATCTATTATTATCTTAACCTGGTAGGTCTGAACAGAGAGCATGCCGGAAGATTTGTACATGAGTTCTCAGGAGGCCAGAGACAACGAATCGGTATAGCCAGAGCGTTGGCTGTAGAGCCGGAATTTCTGGTGCTGGATGAACCGAGTTCTGCATTGGATGTTTCCATACAGGCGCAGATCGTAAATTTACTGGTAAGACTCCAAAAAGAAATGAAGCTGACTTATCTCTTTGTAGCCCATGATCTTTCCATGGTCAAACATATTTCAGACAGAGTAGCGGTTATGTATCTGGGCAAAATCGTAGAGATAACAACCTCTGAAAAACTGTACCGGAATCCTATGCATCCATATACCCAGGCCCTGCTGTCAGCTATTCCAATACCAGACCCGGAGATTGAAAGCACTCGTACAATCATCAAATTACTAGGAGATGTACCAAGTCCCATAAATCCTCCGGCAGGCTGTAGATTCAAAGGAAGATGTAAATATGCAACAACTGCTTGCGGAGAAATAACCCCTGAGCTGCAAAACATTGGGGACGATCATTATGTGGCATGTCATCTATATAATAAGTACAGTTAG
- a CDS encoding immunoglobulin-like domain-containing protein has translation MNKEDYIKAMNQLKISEDFKEKTAMKIKNPNKGQAKNTVVFKRLAVSAAGLVILVAVSAAALNLPGSKSTEKENNLKVESTLNTGTKEAQGITVPAVEIPTSDNSGVTARMLPLFVYKGHIYIQSATSFETTDGTLNKEDVLALRGDFLGKTKGSIDEWSTQEEYATEFASTIGEGEVYTVKGYDSNHRLMVYYEYQDGNFGCELYDSFGGMTINSGADYFTLLNLQENVAAYQWQSYNSWNNGLNEVQQAADTDALNAFLESLNASVPIGNDADMLLENTDYDSQKFIDIKTNDKLITSLRLVKGGYVYDSQIGFFKVDDKAFQAFWDTMPVSEPAKDTAANEDTEVSNLADFTLADTALPVGSKELKAVIKNNGSEDIFYGADFSIEKLNEGNWETVPAVSELAFIEIAYSAAPGAEEEFTVDLSLLNPALDAGNYRLVKNINGQTFYAEFELK, from the coding sequence ATGAATAAAGAAGATTATATAAAAGCTATGAATCAACTTAAAATATCAGAAGACTTTAAGGAGAAAACTGCTATGAAAATAAAGAATCCAAATAAAGGACAGGCTAAAAATACTGTTGTTTTTAAAAGGCTTGCAGTATCCGCAGCAGGATTGGTTATACTGGTTGCTGTTAGTGCCGCAGCTTTGAATCTGCCAGGCAGCAAAAGTACAGAGAAAGAAAATAATCTAAAGGTTGAAAGTACCCTTAATACAGGAACAAAAGAGGCCCAGGGAATTACAGTTCCTGCAGTGGAAATCCCTACGTCAGATAATTCCGGAGTTACAGCAAGAATGCTACCCCTCTTTGTGTACAAAGGCCATATTTATATACAAAGTGCAACCTCCTTTGAAACCACAGATGGTACTTTAAACAAAGAGGATGTATTGGCTTTAAGAGGCGATTTTCTTGGTAAAACCAAAGGCAGTATCGATGAATGGAGTACCCAGGAGGAGTATGCAACAGAATTTGCTTCCACTATTGGAGAAGGAGAGGTATATACGGTTAAAGGATATGACAGCAACCACAGACTAATGGTTTACTATGAATATCAGGATGGTAATTTCGGTTGCGAACTCTACGATAGTTTCGGTGGAATGACCATAAACAGCGGTGCGGATTATTTTACCTTGTTAAACTTACAGGAAAATGTCGCTGCGTACCAATGGCAGAGCTATAACAGCTGGAATAACGGTCTCAATGAAGTACAGCAGGCAGCAGATACCGATGCTCTGAACGCTTTCTTAGAAAGCTTGAACGCCTCAGTTCCTATTGGAAATGATGCTGATATGCTGTTAGAAAATACGGATTATGACAGTCAGAAATTTATTGATATCAAAACCAATGATAAACTAATAACCTCCTTGCGACTAGTTAAAGGTGGATATGTTTATGATTCTCAGATTGGATTCTTTAAAGTAGATGATAAAGCTTTCCAAGCCTTCTGGGATACCATGCCCGTATCGGAACCTGCAAAAGACACTGCTGCAAATGAAGATACTGAAGTAAGTAATTTGGCAGACTTTACCTTAGCAGACACTGCTTTGCCTGTTGGCAGCAAAGAGCTTAAAGCGGTTATTAAAAATAACGGCAGTGAAGATATCTTTTACGGAGCAGATTTCAGCATTGAGAAATTAAACGAAGGCAATTGGGAAACAGTACCTGCGGTGAGTGAGCTTGCTTTTATTGAGATTGCCTATTCAGCGGCTCCGGGAGCAGAAGAAGAATTTACTGTGGATTTAAGTCTGTTAAACCCAGCGCTTGATGCAGGAAACTACCGTCTTGTAAAGAATATAAACGGTCAGACTTTTTATGCAGAATTTGAATTGAAATAA
- a CDS encoding RNA polymerase sigma factor has translation MDNSFGTDEFIQHVLDKYSKMLIKLAFTYVKNTADAEDIAQDVFVSLLKKGSGFDNEEHEKAWLIRVTINKSKNYLKSSWNKLKVPLEEDISYMQEEQSEVLITVLNLPPKYRTVIHLYYYEDYSINEIADILHKKPATIGTWLARGRNLLKSELIGGFEYE, from the coding sequence ATGGATAATTCATTTGGTACCGATGAATTTATACAGCATGTTTTAGATAAATATTCAAAAATGCTAATCAAGCTTGCCTTTACCTATGTAAAAAACACGGCAGATGCAGAAGACATAGCACAGGATGTCTTTGTAAGCCTTCTTAAGAAAGGAAGCGGCTTCGACAATGAAGAGCATGAGAAAGCCTGGCTTATAAGAGTTACCATAAATAAAAGTAAGAATTACTTAAAATCCTCCTGGAACAAACTCAAGGTTCCCCTGGAAGAAGATATCAGTTATATGCAGGAAGAACAAAGCGAAGTTCTTATTACTGTGCTGAATTTGCCCCCCAAATACCGAACCGTTATTCATTTATATTATTACGAAGATTATTCCATAAATGAAATAGCGGATATCCTTCATAAAAAGCCGGCAACCATTGGAACCTGGCTGGCAAGAGGGCGTAACTTATTGAAATCGGAATTAATCGGAGGTTTTGAATATGAATAA
- a CDS encoding ABC transporter ATP-binding protein → MGKLLEVEKLQVSYHTYAGEVQAVRDISFDLLEGETLAIVGESGCGKSVTARTILGLSSTGNMEIKAGSKILYQGRDVLKFTKKELSAYRGGESAIIFQDALTALNPTMTVGKQIAENLIMHHQLKKKDALREAENMLRLVGIPNPEKRVKQYPHEFSGGMRQRVMIAIAFACNPKLLIADEPTTALDVTIQAQIMDLIKQLQKDKNTAVILITHDLGVVANTAKRIMVMYSGKIVEYGNSKDIFYHSKHPYTMALLKAVPRLDLENKQELDSIPGVPPDLIAPPKGCPFASRCKYCMEICCEEIPEMTSFQEGHAAACWLHHPEAPKADNPFLQGIKEETEAVTHEG, encoded by the coding sequence ATGGGAAAATTATTAGAAGTTGAGAAGCTGCAGGTTTCTTATCATACTTATGCGGGAGAAGTACAGGCTGTAAGGGATATTTCTTTTGACCTATTGGAAGGGGAAACCCTTGCTATTGTTGGAGAATCCGGCTGCGGTAAATCTGTTACTGCAAGAACCATACTAGGCTTAAGCAGTACCGGGAATATGGAGATAAAAGCCGGCAGTAAGATATTATATCAGGGCAGGGATGTATTAAAGTTTACAAAGAAAGAGCTGAGTGCTTACCGTGGTGGTGAGAGTGCCATTATCTTTCAGGACGCATTGACTGCTCTTAATCCTACAATGACAGTGGGAAAACAGATAGCTGAAAACCTGATTATGCACCATCAGCTGAAGAAGAAGGATGCACTTAGAGAAGCAGAAAATATGCTTCGCCTGGTAGGAATACCAAACCCTGAAAAACGTGTAAAACAATATCCCCATGAATTTTCCGGCGGTATGCGTCAGAGGGTAATGATAGCCATAGCCTTTGCCTGTAATCCAAAGCTGCTGATTGCTGATGAACCGACAACTGCCCTGGATGTTACAATTCAGGCACAGATAATGGATCTGATAAAACAGCTGCAGAAGGATAAAAACACAGCCGTAATACTGATTACCCACGATCTTGGCGTGGTAGCAAATACGGCTAAAAGAATAATGGTCATGTACTCCGGAAAAATAGTAGAGTACGGGAACAGCAAGGACATCTTTTATCATTCGAAGCATCCATATACCATGGCTTTATTAAAGGCAGTCCCCAGGCTGGATCTTGAAAATAAACAGGAGCTTGACTCCATACCCGGAGTGCCTCCGGATTTGATTGCTCCGCCAAAAGGCTGCCCTTTTGCTTCCAGGTGTAAGTATTGCATGGAAATCTGCTGTGAGGAAATTCCGGAGATGACAAGCTTTCAGGAAGGTCATGCCGCCGCCTGCTGGCTCCATCACCCCGAAGCACCGAAAGCGGATAATCCTTTTCTACAGGGAATAAAAGAAGAAACGGAGGCGGTTACACATGAAGGATGA
- a CDS encoding peptide ABC transporter substrate-binding protein — protein sequence MLKRRSKLLAVLLTLVIVAGALYGCSSKNTANTSGNTETVGEKVDVNKESSTGNASAEDTLDADQTLNLKFDEPLTLDVSDVRNSSEFQILSQVQEGLFRTFTDENGNDVISNAGAESYEVSEDGLVYTFKLRDYKWSDGVAVTADQYVDSIHRLLDPEKAFAYSFMAYDILNAEKFFNGEAKAEEVGVKALDDKTLEITLTSPTPYFVKKLSNVCFYPVRLDVIDKGSETYATSIDEQVYSGPFTISEWVKENSMVLVKNPDYWDAENVKLQKVVFTAAEEPATQSLLLESKQLDVAEASADYVDKWKQLADAGQLTYVSATYPSVSFIGFNQHTGGKSGLMNNAKIRLALSLAIDREEYNELIFNGINVPAYGILPFSLQVGETEFRSVVEEPLKALTEEYNNDAEKLQTLFKEGLAEEGKSTDLSQITLTFITTGATVQEKSTQEYYKQKWEEKLGIKIDINVLADRSTFVTERDGNNYDLLANGWNGDYNDPMTFIDLWITGSGYAKYFGGYHNDDYDKIFESLAIESDADQRTQIYAELEKNLVADNAGVLPLYYTNKQIFIQSYVKNLSTPLFGTNYEFSRAYIAGRDN from the coding sequence ATGTTAAAAAGAAGATCTAAATTACTTGCTGTACTGCTTACTTTAGTAATTGTAGCGGGTGCCCTTTACGGCTGCAGTTCAAAAAATACAGCCAATACTTCCGGAAATACAGAAACTGTTGGTGAAAAGGTAGACGTTAATAAAGAGTCCAGCACAGGAAATGCGTCAGCAGAGGATACCTTAGATGCAGATCAGACCCTGAACCTGAAATTTGATGAACCCCTTACCCTTGATGTAAGTGATGTTCGTAATTCTTCAGAATTTCAGATTCTCTCCCAGGTACAGGAAGGACTGTTCAGAACCTTTACGGATGAAAACGGCAACGATGTAATATCAAATGCCGGAGCGGAGTCCTATGAAGTGTCCGAGGATGGATTAGTATATACTTTTAAATTACGTGATTATAAATGGTCTGATGGCGTTGCGGTTACAGCAGACCAGTATGTGGATTCCATTCACAGATTATTAGACCCTGAAAAAGCATTTGCTTATTCCTTTATGGCATATGATATATTAAATGCTGAGAAATTTTTTAACGGAGAAGCAAAAGCAGAAGAGGTTGGTGTAAAAGCGCTGGATGATAAAACTCTTGAGATTACCTTAACTTCTCCTACTCCTTATTTCGTTAAAAAGCTCTCAAACGTATGCTTTTATCCAGTTAGACTGGATGTAATCGATAAGGGCAGTGAAACTTATGCAACCAGCATAGATGAACAGGTTTACAGCGGTCCTTTTACCATCAGTGAGTGGGTAAAGGAAAACAGCATGGTATTAGTGAAAAACCCTGATTACTGGGATGCCGAAAATGTAAAACTGCAAAAGGTGGTATTTACAGCTGCAGAAGAGCCTGCAACTCAGTCCTTATTACTGGAATCCAAACAGTTGGATGTAGCGGAAGCTTCCGCGGATTATGTGGATAAGTGGAAACAGTTGGCAGATGCAGGTCAGTTAACATATGTATCAGCAACCTATCCCAGTGTAAGCTTTATTGGCTTCAATCAGCATACCGGCGGTAAATCCGGTCTGATGAACAATGCAAAGATACGTCTGGCTTTATCTCTTGCAATTGACAGAGAAGAATACAACGAGTTAATCTTTAACGGAATCAATGTTCCAGCTTACGGAATCCTTCCTTTCAGCCTCCAGGTTGGAGAGACGGAATTCCGCAGTGTAGTGGAGGAACCTTTAAAAGCACTTACCGAAGAATATAATAATGATGCAGAAAAACTTCAGACCTTGTTTAAGGAAGGCCTTGCAGAAGAAGGCAAAAGTACAGATTTAAGCCAGATAACCTTAACCTTTATCACTACGGGTGCAACTGTACAGGAGAAATCCACCCAGGAATATTACAAACAGAAATGGGAAGAAAAACTGGGAATAAAAATTGATATTAATGTTTTAGCTGACAGAAGTACTTTCGTAACGGAACGTGACGGTAATAATTATGATTTACTGGCAAATGGCTGGAATGGTGATTATAACGACCCTATGACCTTTATTGATCTATGGATAACCGGCAGCGGTTATGCAAAATACTTCGGTGGCTACCATAATGATGATTATGACAAGATCTTCGAAAGTCTGGCAATTGAAAGTGATGCAGATCAACGCACCCAAATCTATGCCGAACTGGAGAAGAACCTGGTTGCTGATAATGCTGGTGTGCTGCCTCTCTACTATACAAACAAACAGATTTTCATTCAGTCCTATGTTAAGAATCTAAGTACCCCCTTGTTTGGTACGAATTATGAGTTCAGCAGAGCTTATATAGCAGGACGCGATAACTAG